A region from the Palaemon carinicauda isolate YSFRI2023 chromosome 16, ASM3689809v2, whole genome shotgun sequence genome encodes:
- the LOC137655710 gene encoding uncharacterized protein, translating to MAPLNLPFIVASVISPANNDTSDPPPLPSEILAPPNPHLTTKSTHPPSLQRLFPSQQIPGTFTLHQNGESFASSSFSSSSSSSMSHEESHHMNSSHFSRSNTEPLLGQSQDSSSNSIISEQEEESSSSSSSQNTPKKPDTTANPLPATRKVISRAKLFPTSVKPTTVLNSVSQGVGKTLLSHQMPVLQRPLTPKTRPLTRLAQRPVSEDYIKNFPEAAAPEGFPGEDPEEETIKNNIIELQRIN from the coding sequence ATGGCACCGCTTAATCTGCCTTTCATTGTTGCTTCAGTTATCTCACCTGCTAATAATGATACATCTGATCCTCCACCTTTACCTAGTGAAATATTAGCTCCACCCAATCCACATCTTACAACAAAATCGACTCACCCACCAAGCCTCCAGCGTCTCTTCCCGAGCCAACAGATTCCAGGAACCTTTACACTCCACCAAAATGGGGAATCATTTGCATCCTCTTCcttttcatcatcgtcatcttcgTCTATGTCACACGAGGAATCGCACCACATGAACAGCTCCCATTTTTCCCGAAGCAACACTGAACCCCTTCTTGGTCAGTCacaagacagcagcagcaacagcataaTTAGTGAGCAAGAAgaggaatcctcttcttcttcttcatcccaaAATACACCTAAGAAGCCAGACACTACGGCGAATCCCTTACCCGCAACCAGGAAAGTTATCTCCAGAGCTAAACTATTTCCAACTTCAGTCAAACCGACAACTGTCCTCAACTCTGTCAGCCAAGGAGTCGGCAAAACATTGCTGTCCCATCAGATGCCAGTTCTGCAACGTCCTCTTACACCAAAAACACGCCCTTTGACCCGTCTGGCACAAAGACCTGTTTCAGAAGACTACATCAAAAACTTTCCTGAGGCCGCAGCTCCCGAGGGATTCCCAGGGGAGGATCCCGAGGAAGAGACTATTAAGAACAACATAATTGAGTTGCAGCGCATTAATTAA